The nucleotide window CATCTTTGCTGCGGAGCGCGGCCACTCGGGCGTTCAGCAGGGCGATTTGGTTGTCAACCTGTTCGATCGCCGTCTGGAGTTTCCACCGCTGACTCCGGAGCTGGGCCAGTTGGCCCCGCACCTCGGACTCGGTCGCCCGTTTATCGGCCTCGGCCGCCGCGAGCGCGGCCTGCTTGATGTTGACCTGGACCTGATACGGTTCCGGGTCCAGTTCAACGAGAACGTCCCCGGCTTTGACCCGGGCGTTGTCGTCCACCAGAACCCGGAGTACCTGCCCGGGCACGCGCGGGGCGACGAACGTCACGTGCCCGTTCACGTAGGCGTCGTCGGTGGAAACCGTGTCCATCGCCGCGCGAACGGCCGGAACGGCGAACACGACCGCGGCCACCAGAGCCGCGAGAACCACGACGCCGAGCACGACCCGTTTCCAGCCCCTCCGAGCCCCGGGTCCGCCCGGCCCCGAGGCGGCCCCTCCGGCCGCCGCGATCGGGGAACCGTTTGATCCGCTCTCCGGAGATCCGGCACTTGCACTCATGACTGCCTCATGGGATCGGACACCACGCCAACCGCCCGACCGGATGTCACGTGCGCGTTCACCGACGGCGTTCCCAGCCCGTTGTAGGTCCGGAGCGACCGTTTGTGAACCACACGTGGTACCGGCAGAAGCACCACACGCAATCGCAACCGCATTGTGTGAAACGACCTACAGCCGATGCATCACGTGGTAACGAGACGATCCATTAGCAAGCCGCGCGCCATACCCGAAAAACAGCTTGAACGACAGCGAACCGAGGCTTAAACGTGAACTGATGGGCTTCCGGCGGTGGGTCGCTTCGTGCCAAAGTGGCACTTGCCGGACGACACAAGCACCCTGCGGCGCGGGCTTATGGAGAAAACGAAGCGGCCCCGGGTTCATCACCTGGAGTCGCTACCATGTCTGCTGAACGCCGACAACTTGATCCTGGCAAAGCAACAACCGAAAACGTCACCAATCGTTTCTCAGAACCTCGCCACCGGCAGGGGACACCAGACCCCAGAAGGTAGCGGCGTCGATACTGACGCGAAGCAGGTTCACGCTGCCGTCGAGCCGTGCGACCATCAGCCCTTCCGGCAGCAGCGCCTGCGGAACGCGGTAATCGCAATCGATCATCAGCGGCAGCACTTGAAACGTTTTGACGCCCAAGTCACCTCGTTTCGAAACGCCAGGGGGCATCGCATCCCCCATCGGATCATCGGCGAAGGAACTCGTGTGCAGAGAGATGTCTGGCGCCGTCCAGCAAGGTATGACCTTGCTGCCGCTGGGGAGCACGAACGTGTGGCAGATCGGGTTCGGCCCCCACGTGAACGGCGTTGAACCGCAGCGCGCGTAATGCGTGGTCATGGCAAGCGTTTGCGACGTGCCATCCGGTACGGACGCGGTCAGTGTCGCGCCGCGGTTAAAAACCATGTGATTGAAGGCATAACTCGAATCCCCCGACTGCTCTTGGTTATCACCGACCCAGCGGATGGGCGTGAACGGCGTGCCCCGAGAGTTTGAGAAACTCGGGTCGAACTCGCTCTGGATCTGAACGGGCCGCCACGGCTTCCCGTCGAGCGTCGCAGGCGGTTCGCCGAAGTTCCCCATCTCGAGATAAGGAATGAGTGACTGAAACAGTGACTCACCCTGGGACGGCGCGACCCCGAGGGTGTTTGGGAGTTGCCCGCCGTGCGCGTCGGCGAACGACTGGCAAGCCAAGGCGAACTGGCGAAATTTGTTCCCCTCGCGGATTCGCCCCGCGGCCTGCCGCACCTTTTGCACCGCAGGCAGCAAGAGGCCGATCAATGTCGCGATAATCAGCACCGCAATTATCAGCTCAATCAGCGTGAATCCGTTACGCTTCATTGCATCTGCCTCCTTGGCATCTCAGACCAGTCATCCGAAGCGAGTACCGCGCCGTAATTGAGCACGAAAACAAGCGGCGGAAGGGCCAGCAGCAGAAAGCCGGCTCGGCGCGCCCAGATGTCCGCAGTGCCTACCCCTTGTTCAGCACCAGGTCCACGACCCAGCACCCGCGCACGTGCGGCCCCGGCCCGCGGCAGTGGTTCAGGATGTCCGCGCGGTCGCACCCGGCGTCCTGGAGCGCGTCCGCCAGAATCGGCATCGCGGAGAAGTCGCGGGACTCGTACATGTCTGCGGCGATCGCAACGACGGTGCCGGTAAGCCACTGCGGGGCCAGAGCCGCCGTGCGGCCACGCAGGCCGAAAACGCATTCGACAAGCCGGGCGCATTCTTCGCGGGACCGTACCGCCTGCGCCAGCCGGAGCGCGGCGTGGGCTCCCGCCCAGGGAAACACCGACGCCATTATCAAGGCAACCCGAGCCTCCGCCTGGGACGAGGCGAACTGATGCACGCCGTGCGCGTCAATCGCTGACTTGGCCACCGGACCCAGTGAAGCGTGCGGTTGCTCAGCGCGGGCCTCGGTCTCGACGAGCAGCGTGTCCGAGTCGTCGCCCGGCGTGCAACAGGCACAGCGGCAGCAAGCGACGGTGAAGAGTAACAGTTTCCGGTTAGTATGATTGGGCTGAACGCAGTCGAGCACGTCCAGTGGGTCAAGGCCGGCC belongs to Gemmata obscuriglobus and includes:
- a CDS encoding type II secretion system protein → MKRNGFTLIELIIAVLIIATLIGLLLPAVQKVRQAAGRIREGNKFRQFALACQSFADAHGGQLPNTLGVAPSQGESLFQSLIPYLEMGNFGEPPATLDGKPWRPVQIQSEFDPSFSNSRGTPFTPIRWVGDNQEQSGDSSYAFNHMVFNRGATLTASVPDGTSQTLAMTTHYARCGSTPFTWGPNPICHTFVLPSGSKVIPCWTAPDISLHTSSFADDPMGDAMPPGVSKRGDLGVKTFQVLPLMIDCDYRVPQALLPEGLMVARLDGSVNLLRVSIDAATFWGLVSPAGGEVLRNDW